AGCGACTATGACGCCGACCAAACGCTCACGTACGCGTGGGACCTGGACTATGACGGCGTCACCTTTGACGCCGACGTAACTGGTCTAACGCCTTCGCAAACGTTTACCGGTTCGGGACCTCGAACGATTGCGCTGCGAGTTACTGACAATGGAACGCCGAACGAATCGACGATTGCGACGGCATCGTTGGTTGTGACCACGCCGCAAGTTGTCAAACGTAGTGTTGCCTATGCAAACGCCTCTGCCGGGTATGGAGCATCGACACCGGCTGACAACATTGTCGGCTTGCTACCCGGCCAACCAGCTACGTCCGCCAATTTCACCAACTACGTCAACGGCCTGAACCGAGTCGTTATTGATATTGAAGACTCGGCGGCAACTGCCCTGACCGCTAGCGACTTCACCTTCAAAGTTGGAAACTCGCAAGACCTGACGCAGTGGACCGACGCCCCGGCCCCAATTTCCATCGACACCACCGTCGGTGGCGGAACCAGTGGCTCGACACGAGTTGTCATCAGTTGGCCAAACCAGGCGATCCTGAACCAGTGGCTGCAAGTCACCGTGCGGGCGTCAGGCGGCGCGGGATTGGCGACCGACGACGTGTTCTATCTAGGCAATCAAGTCGGCGAAGTCACCGGTGCGGCGACAGGCAGCCAAGTGCGAGTCACGTCGACCGACACGTTGGTGATTCGCGGAAACCAATCGACCGCTCCGGGATCGGCGGGAATCGAAAATCCTCACGATCTCAACCGCGACGGACGAGTGAATTCGCTTGACACATTCATCGTACGAAGTAGTCAGGCGATCCAGGGGCTGTTGATGATCACCGGGCCACAGCCGCTTTCGGTTGCTCCGCCCCAGCAAAGTGGTTTAGTACTATCTGCACCGAATCCGGCTCAGGAAGTGATTGCCAACGTGACCCCAGTCGCACCAACGGCGCCCTTCACGCCGACGGTTCCATTAACTTCGACCATGGCGGAAGCAACCTTGCCGACCGCGCGTGAGCACAGGCGAGCGATATCGATGGGCTATCGAAAAGTGCGACTTCAGTTAATCGCTTTGCGACGAGTTGATTTGCGACAAGCGAGCGAAGTCAGACGCGACGTCACCGCGAGGGTCCAAGAATTTCGACAAGAATCGATCCACTCCCTTGACGCGGTTGATGCGTTCTTTGCGAAGTTGACCGCCGAAATTGACGAATTGGCCCTTTAAAGTAACCAATTTCAGTTGCCTTTGACTGTATGAATGAAATGAAGAACTTTCGACTTAGCTTGATCGCCCTGCTGTTGCTGCTTGCCATACAAACTCGGTCGGATGCCGACGTTATCATCGCCTTCGATTCCGCGGGTGCCGCGGAATCGTCGATCCGGCAAGCGGCGAACCAAAAGCTGAATTTTTTCGTCAGTAGCAACGCGGCCGACCGAGTGCTTGGTATCGAAATCGGATTCCTGTTTCCTTCAGCAACCCTGGTGACTGCGAGTGATATCGGCACGACCTCGTCGGAAGATCGCGGCTTCTATGCCGACACGAACCTGAGCACATCGTCACTCTTCGTATTCCCGTTTGAAGGCGACACCGAAGTTTTCGTTGATCAAGAACTTACGAATGTCCAGGCCCTCGGCGTTACCCCACAGCGTTGGTTCGAATTAACGATCGACGCGTCCGCGCTTGCGATTGGTGACTACGTCATCACGCTAGATCCAAGCACACCCGGCTTCAACACGGACCAAATCGATCCCCAGACGAGACTGCCCGTACCGATCGCCTTGGCGAACACGACGTTCAACCTTTCCGTGACGGCCGTACCCGAACCGTCAACGACGAGCTTCTTCGCGATCACCGGACTGGCATTGATATGGTGCGTTCGACGTCGCATTCCAGACCGAACCAAACAACGATGCAAGTGTTCGGTTTCGTAACCAGATTTCAATAGCGACGGCGAAGAACGTCCTGATGTAAAACGATGGGCACGAAGGTGATACGCCAATGATCGACGATTCCCGAGCGACGGCTACCGTTTTCATCACGGGCGGATTCGGGTGCGTCGGCGCGGAAACGGCAAAATGGCTGATCAGTAATAGTGTCTGCGACGTTGTCGTCGGAAGTCGCCGCATCAGTCGCGAACGAAAACGCGAGGTCTTTGGCGAGGCCGTCTCTTCTCGATTGAAGTTCGCTCAGGTTGATGTGGTCGATCGCCCGCGACTGCACGCCACACTGGTCCAATACGATGTCACTCATGTCCTGCATTTGGCGGGCTTGGAAACACCGGATTGCAATGAGCATCGCGATCTCGGCTTGCAAGTCAACTTGGCCGGCACGCAGCGCTTGATCGAAGCGATGAAGGTAAGTGGACGCGACTTAAAACGATTCGTGTTTGCGAGTTCAATGGCGGTCTATGGACGGCGGTCCGCCTACGCGGCCGGTGGCGTGCCGATGCACGCGGAACCAAATCCGGTCAATGTCTACGGGACGTGGAAGCTAGCGGGCGAGCATATCTCGCGACTGTTTTACGAGGAAACCAGAGTCCCCACGATCAGCGTACGTCCAGGAGCATTGTCTGGTCCGGGCCGCGATCTTGGTCTTACTGCAACACCAACCACTGCGATGAAACACGTTGCCGCAGGGCTTCCCTACGAGATTCCGTACCACAATCGACAAGACTACCTGTACGCGCCCGATGTTGGGGCCGCCATTGCTCAGTGCATGGTGCAGCCATTCGATGGCTACCAGGCTTTCACGCTGCCTAGCCATACCGTTGACTCCGACACCCTGGTCGAAGCGATGCGGTGTGCGGCGATTGAACTTGGGCTGGCCAGCGATCCCCAAATTTCCGTTGGCGATAAAGAAGTACCGTTCATCTGTGATGTCGACTTCCAGCCGTTTCTTGAAGCCTTTCCCCAAGCTCCCCATACGCCGCTAAAACAAGCGACCCGGCAATCCATCGACCATTTTGTCAGCCTCGGCGAGCATCGTTAGCACTCTACTTTAGTCTCTAACGCTAACGTCCGACGGTCCACCCAACTAGCATGCGGGTGCCCAGGGACCGGCTCCGGACGACGTCTCGAAGACTGGATAACCAACGACATTCCGGGTTTTCTGTGTGATTCAGAAAATCTTTCGGAATAATTGTTCCAGTTTCGCCTACCCCGTGCGATTACTTTAGCTCGCCAAATTCAATTGTCGTGCAGGGATCGATTCCCGCTTTGGACAACCCACTGTCGAATTCCATTGCGTCGAATCCCATTCACCCAAAGCGTTCCATGCAGAATTGCAATTGGGTGACCAAGTGTTTCGGCCGCAGCGTTTGTCGAAACACTCGGTTTGTTGAGAACGACGTGACCTGGCAATACCATGGTTCCACCGTCCACATGATTTCGTTGTCCGCAAATGGCCAACGTCAACATTACGGCGAACTCAAAACGTTAAACGTGTTCATGCTCCGAAACGCAGGAACGTGACTAACAATCGAAGTGCAGTCTCGAAACGAAGTTTGAAAGCGATCTCTATGAAAAGTCAAATCCACCCCTTCCGCACCATTGCTTTGGCTTCTGTCGTGGCAATTGGTATGTTCGCCGGCGGATCGGTCCGCGGTGATGCTGCAAAGTCGATGACTGAAAGCGTCGGCGAAAAAACATCATTCAACGCCGACTGGACGTTCCATAACGGCGAAGCAGAAGGTGCCGAGGCAGTTGATTTTGACGACTCGGCGTGGCGGTCGCTGAACTTGCCGCACGATTGGGCGATCGAAGGTCCGTTCGATGTGAAGTACAACGCTCGCTGCGGTGGGCTGCCGTTTCATGGGACAGGTTGGTATCGCAAGACATTCCAAGTGCCCGCAGACGCAAAGGGGAAAGTCGCTGCAATTACTTTTGACGGCGCGATGTACAACGCCCATGTTTGGGTGAACGGCACGTTCGTGGGCAATCGTCCGTTCGGATACATCGAGTTCCAGTACGACATCAGCAAGCACTTACGATACGGCGAAGAAAACGTCATTTCGGTCCGGCTAAAACCAGAAGACCTTTCCTCGCGTTGGTATCCCGGCGCAGGGCTCTATCGGAACGTTTGGCTCGAGTACAAAAACCCGCTGCACTTGGCTCACTGGGGAACCTTTATCACGACGCCGAATGTTCAAGATGACCGTGCGACAGTAGCTGTCGAAACATTGATCCAAGGACGCGGCGACGACGCACGAGTGATGTACGAAGTGTTCGATCACTCGGGCGAGATCGTCGTTGCGATGGGAGCAACACTGTCGGCCGACCAAGCCGCTGCCAAAGGCGAACTGAAAGTGGCCAACCCGCACCTATGGCAGTTGGACGATCCGTACCTTTACACGCTGCGGACGACGGTCCGTAGTGATGGACAAGTGGTCGATCGTGACGACACTCGATTTGGCATTCGTACGCTGAAGTTCACAAAAAAAGAAGGCTTCTTCTTG
The sequence above is a segment of the Rubripirellula tenax genome. Coding sequences within it:
- a CDS encoding NAD-dependent epimerase/dehydratase family protein, translating into MIDDSRATATVFITGGFGCVGAETAKWLISNSVCDVVVGSRRISRERKREVFGEAVSSRLKFAQVDVVDRPRLHATLVQYDVTHVLHLAGLETPDCNEHRDLGLQVNLAGTQRLIEAMKVSGRDLKRFVFASSMAVYGRRSAYAAGGVPMHAEPNPVNVYGTWKLAGEHISRLFYEETRVPTISVRPGALSGPGRDLGLTATPTTAMKHVAAGLPYEIPYHNRQDYLYAPDVGAAIAQCMVQPFDGYQAFTLPSHTVDSDTLVEAMRCAAIELGLASDPQISVGDKEVPFICDVDFQPFLEAFPQAPHTPLKQATRQSIDHFVSLGEHR